In Clostridium sp. DL-VIII, the following proteins share a genomic window:
- a CDS encoding clostri-philic family protein, whose translation MTQNDGVHKPGSCNPEQKGLRRQKLHRNQNDVGNSKNKPQYENFDGEPIE comes from the coding sequence ATGACACAAAATGATGGAGTACATAAACCTGGTTCATGCAATCCAGAGCAGAAAGGCTTAAGGAGGCAAAAACTTCACAGAAATCAAAATGATGTTGGAAATTCTAAAAACAAACCACAATACGAAAACTTTGACGGTGAACCAATAGAATAA
- a CDS encoding cyclodeaminase/cyclohydrolase family protein has protein sequence MKFCDESIKQFLEELGSDLSAPGGGSVAGLISALSAALNSMVYSLTVGKKSYIALADNEKEIINKFQKESKEFTVRSLELMEEDRDNFLKLMDCYKLPKESEEEKKARSLAIKENTIKSMEAPLILARESLEFYENLKIMAKYGNKMLLSDLAISAVLLHSAIESSIINVKVNLNSLRKEEFFDKIDSELEVIIENSAKEKNNIIEIVNEVIYPNL, from the coding sequence ATGAAATTTTGCGATGAAAGTATAAAACAATTTTTAGAGGAATTGGGATCAGATTTATCAGCACCCGGGGGCGGAAGTGTGGCTGGTCTTATTTCAGCGTTGTCTGCTGCATTAAACTCAATGGTTTATTCGTTAACTGTTGGTAAGAAGAGTTATATTGCATTAGCGGACAATGAAAAAGAAATTATAAATAAATTTCAAAAAGAATCAAAAGAATTTACAGTAAGAAGCTTAGAACTTATGGAAGAAGATAGAGATAACTTTTTGAAGTTAATGGATTGTTATAAATTACCTAAAGAAAGTGAAGAAGAAAAGAAAGCAAGATCACTAGCTATAAAAGAAAATACAATAAAATCTATGGAAGCGCCTTTGATTTTAGCAAGAGAGAGTTTAGAATTCTATGAAAATTTAAAGATTATGGCTAAGTATGGAAATAAAATGTTGTTATCAGATCTAGCAATTTCCGCAGTGCTGCTTCACTCTGCAATAGAAAGTTCCATAATAAACGTTAAAGTAAATTTAAACAGCCTTAGAAAAGAAGAATTTTTCGATAAAATTGATAGCGAATTAGAAGTGATTATTGAAAACTCAGCAAAGGAAAAGAATAATATCATTGAAATAGTAAATGAAGTAATCTATCCAAATCTATAA
- a CDS encoding glycosyltransferase, with product MHIMVIPSWYSSPRNKVHGSFFKEQFKALSNSNEKITVAYNEIWPITRFGRIHEKRGMNFNIEDNLRTYRYKDYNYLPKNPLMFKSFNKRMDKLYQEIVKNEGKVDIIHAHSAFWGGIAAAYLSKKYNIPLVITEHSSLKYAKYAKESYNKYIFAAYEEADCLIAVGSGLKKELQEYVNKPVEVIHNMVDLSLFYVDENNVQDVPLQKEFKFFSCAFLEEGKGMEFLIEAFAETFKGENTTLRIGGDGSVKSSLSKLIEKLNMKEQIKLLGALSREEVSMEMRKCDVFALPSEHETFGVVYIEALACGKPVIGADNGGAEDIIREENGIIVKKKDVKDLAKALKRIKDNYNMYDKNQIREKTVCSYSEKVLVESLKGVYKKVYEGNN from the coding sequence ATGCACATAATGGTCATTCCATCTTGGTATTCTTCTCCAAGGAACAAAGTGCATGGCAGCTTTTTTAAGGAACAATTTAAGGCCCTCTCAAATAGTAATGAAAAGATTACGGTTGCGTATAATGAAATTTGGCCGATTACTAGATTTGGAAGAATTCATGAGAAAAGAGGGATGAATTTTAATATAGAGGATAATTTAAGGACTTATAGATATAAAGATTATAATTATTTACCGAAGAATCCATTGATGTTTAAAAGCTTTAATAAGAGGATGGATAAACTTTATCAAGAAATTGTTAAAAATGAAGGAAAAGTTGATATTATTCATGCCCATTCAGCGTTTTGGGGTGGGATAGCAGCAGCTTATCTGAGTAAGAAATATAATATTCCTTTAGTTATAACAGAGCATTCATCTCTTAAGTATGCAAAATATGCTAAGGAGAGTTACAATAAATACATTTTTGCAGCTTATGAAGAAGCAGATTGTTTAATTGCAGTTGGAAGTGGATTAAAAAAGGAATTGCAGGAATATGTTAATAAACCTGTTGAAGTTATTCATAATATGGTTGATCTTAGTTTATTTTACGTGGATGAAAATAATGTACAAGACGTACCATTACAAAAAGAATTCAAATTTTTTTCATGTGCTTTTCTTGAAGAAGGAAAAGGAATGGAATTCTTAATAGAAGCATTTGCAGAAACTTTTAAAGGAGAAAACACAACCTTAAGAATAGGTGGAGATGGTTCCGTGAAATCATCCTTAAGCAAGCTTATTGAAAAGTTAAATATGAAAGAGCAGATTAAACTTCTAGGGGCTTTATCTAGAGAAGAAGTTTCCATGGAGATGAGGAAGTGCGATGTATTTGCACTGCCATCTGAACATGAAACTTTTGGAGTTGTTTATATTGAAGCACTTGCATGTGGAAAACCTGTTATTGGAGCCGACAATGGAGGAGCAGAAGATATAATAAGAGAAGAAAACGGAATAATAGTTAAAAAGAAAGATGTAAAAGACTTAGCTAAAGCATTGAAGAGGATAAAAGATAACTACAATATGTATGATAAAAATCAAATAAGAGAAAAAACAGTTTGTAGTTATTCAGAGAAGGTGCTAGTTGAAAGCCTAAAAGGAGTGTATAAAAAAGTATATGAAGGAAATAATTAA
- a CDS encoding undecaprenyl-diphosphate phosphatase translates to MGIDILFIIKAIIMGIVEGLTEFIPVSSTGHLILTGSIINFKGDFADMFEVVIQLGAILAVVVLYWQKISDSVVDFFAYLFSKGRKGEVGFRFGINIIIGSIPAMIFGFILHDKIKSLLFGAGPVVIAFFVGGILLIVIENKFRKNKHAVRDIDQITPIESLKIGFFQCLAMWPGMSRSASTIMGGWVAGLSTTVAAEYSFFLAIPAMVGSSALDLIKFDYSEMNMTNAIALAVGFIVAFVVALIVMRKFIDYLKKRPMRVFAVYRIGAGIVFSILIFFNFISM, encoded by the coding sequence GTGGGAATAGATATTTTATTTATAATTAAAGCAATTATCATGGGTATAGTAGAAGGGCTTACTGAATTTATTCCGGTGTCTTCAACAGGACATTTAATACTTACAGGAAGCATTATTAATTTTAAAGGCGACTTTGCTGATATGTTTGAAGTAGTAATACAATTAGGGGCTATACTTGCAGTTGTAGTTCTATACTGGCAAAAGATAAGCGATAGTGTTGTTGATTTTTTTGCTTATTTATTTTCAAAGGGAAGAAAAGGAGAAGTTGGTTTTAGATTTGGAATTAATATAATTATTGGATCAATTCCAGCTATGATATTTGGATTTATACTTCATGATAAAATTAAATCCCTATTATTTGGAGCAGGACCAGTTGTTATTGCATTTTTTGTTGGAGGTATCCTGTTAATTGTAATAGAAAATAAATTTAGAAAAAACAAGCATGCAGTAAGAGATATAGACCAAATTACACCTATAGAATCTTTAAAAATAGGCTTTTTTCAATGCCTTGCTATGTGGCCTGGAATGTCACGAAGTGCTTCAACAATAATGGGAGGCTGGGTTGCTGGACTTTCAACAACAGTTGCTGCTGAGTATTCATTTTTCTTAGCCATTCCAGCGATGGTGGGTTCATCAGCATTAGATTTAATAAAGTTTGATTACTCAGAAATGAATATGACGAATGCAATTGCATTAGCAGTTGGGTTTATAGTTGCGTTTGTGGTTGCTTTAATTGTTATGAGAAAATTCATAGATTATTTAAAGAAGAGACCAATGAGAGTATTTGCAGTATACAGAATAGGTGCAGGAATAGTATTTTCTATACTTATATTCTTTAATTTCATTTCAATGTAA
- a CDS encoding tetratricopeptide repeat protein: protein MKKKIVEYVNDLRKNKYVTRYLKKIKENKYITKYLRKARENKYIDGCLKKLEKNKYIASCLRKLKQRKYFIPTLIIFFLIVCFGITAIIKSANNAKTAETLSIATNVAETDFYDAKYDEAIDEYTKMQEKQKDQWPIWNVKIAEVYSVKGEFVKSNDMLQKAYEARNKIMDDKKKKIDNLQEKDEELGNYITFTWLMNGEYSKASEYGEMFLQSYPDDKELLKTMFTVYLVNGNNDKAKEIINSYQKEDETAGDLADLARMNMLVNNYDQCFSLLKDAWDKDKNEIRIFDVIEEIANYDKAGAIDKITKLQKDKPDELAYKVWAAKIYSMSKDSADKAKKLIDELSTQDAGDATLNLIKANMYDSSNNSDALNYILDQIDENNPESLVGYNSAAWLSYNKEDYDEAFKDCEKSIMLDRDYADNYTSLIPEILEKQDKSEEAQGYFRTALFKDPFNYDLILKTAEYYGNTLKDSTKALNYYNLASKINPKDAEIYYNMALVKVNTQRYDEAIDLLKKGISINSKNVKYHRALGTAYINKGKNDDAIKEIRTAYNLDNNDIETLNNAGCYYISIEGDVNRGMTNLKAAYDGINENTSPEDKETITDNYNRIKNLSDAYNKRNGASLKVPDLKLFY, encoded by the coding sequence TTGAAAAAGAAAATTGTTGAATATGTTAATGATTTGAGAAAAAACAAATACGTTACAAGGTACTTAAAAAAAATCAAAGAGAATAAATATATTACAAAGTATTTAAGAAAAGCAAGAGAAAATAAATATATTGATGGATGTTTAAAAAAATTAGAGAAAAATAAGTATATTGCAAGTTGCTTGAGAAAGTTAAAGCAAAGGAAATATTTTATTCCAACATTAATTATTTTTTTCTTAATTGTATGCTTTGGAATCACAGCAATAATTAAGTCTGCCAATAATGCAAAAACGGCAGAAACATTGTCAATTGCTACAAATGTAGCAGAAACGGATTTTTATGATGCTAAATATGATGAGGCAATTGATGAATATACAAAAATGCAGGAGAAGCAAAAAGATCAATGGCCAATATGGAATGTGAAGATTGCAGAGGTTTATTCAGTTAAAGGCGAATTTGTAAAATCAAATGATATGCTTCAAAAGGCATATGAAGCCAGGAATAAAATTATGGATGATAAGAAGAAAAAAATAGATAATCTTCAAGAGAAAGATGAGGAACTAGGAAATTACATAACATTCACATGGCTTATGAATGGAGAATACTCGAAAGCTTCGGAGTATGGTGAAATGTTTCTTCAAAGCTATCCAGATGATAAAGAATTATTAAAGACCATGTTTACTGTTTATTTAGTGAATGGAAATAATGATAAGGCTAAGGAAATAATAAACTCTTATCAAAAAGAAGACGAAACAGCAGGTGATTTAGCAGATTTAGCTAGAATGAATATGCTTGTTAACAATTATGATCAATGTTTTTCATTATTAAAGGATGCCTGGGATAAAGATAAAAATGAAATAAGGATATTTGATGTTATTGAAGAAATTGCAAATTATGATAAAGCTGGTGCAATAGACAAAATTACAAAATTGCAAAAAGATAAGCCTGATGAACTTGCATATAAAGTATGGGCAGCTAAAATTTATTCAATGAGCAAAGACTCAGCAGATAAGGCTAAGAAGTTAATTGATGAATTAAGCACTCAAGATGCTGGAGATGCCACTTTAAATCTTATTAAAGCCAATATGTATGATAGTTCAAATAATTCAGATGCTTTAAATTATATTTTAGATCAAATAGATGAGAATAATCCAGAGTCATTAGTAGGATATAATTCAGCAGCATGGCTGTCATATAATAAAGAAGATTATGATGAAGCGTTCAAAGATTGTGAAAAAAGTATAATGTTAGATAGAGACTATGCAGATAATTATACATCTTTAATACCTGAAATACTTGAAAAGCAAGACAAGAGTGAAGAAGCACAAGGATATTTTAGAACAGCTTTATTTAAAGATCCTTTTAATTATGATTTAATACTAAAAACCGCTGAATATTATGGGAATACACTTAAAGACAGTACTAAAGCATTAAACTATTATAATTTAGCTTCTAAAATTAATCCAAAGGATGCAGAAATATATTATAATATGGCCTTGGTAAAAGTTAATACTCAAAGATATGATGAGGCTATAGATTTGCTAAAGAAGGGCATATCTATAAATAGCAAGAATGTAAAATATCATAGAGCTTTAGGAACAGCATATATAAATAAAGGAAAAAATGACGATGCAATTAAGGAAATACGAACTGCATACAATCTTGATAATAATGACATTGAAACACTAAATAATGCTGGATGCTATTATATTTCTATTGAGGGAGACGTAAATAGAGGTATGACTAATCTAAAGGCAGCATATGATGGGATAAATGAAAATACAAGCCCTGAAGATAAGGAAACAATAACTGATAATTATAATCGGATAAAGAATTTATCTGATGCTTATAATAAGCGAAATGGAGCAAGTTTGAAAGTACCAGATCTTAAATTGTTTTATTAA
- the ychF gene encoding redox-regulated ATPase YchF: protein MKLGMVGLPNVGKSTLFNAITKAGAESANYPFCTIEPNVGVVSVPDKRLDVLEEMYSTKKKVYTAIEFYDIAGLVKGASKGEGLGNKFLSHIREVAAIVHVVRCFDDGNVVHVEGSVDPIRDIETINLELIFSDLEVLERRMEKSIKLARSGDKTAKFEYGVMERIKAQLEANKPARTLEVTDEEEAFIKGLFLITSKPVLYACNISEDDVMEGNFDNDYVKKVKEYAADENSEVMVVSAKIEEELSGLEDEEKAEMLGEYGLKESGLDKLIEASYKLLGLMSFLTAGVQEVRAWTIKRGTKAPQAAGKIHSDIERGFIRAEIVSYDDLVECGSEASAKEKGKFRLEGKDYIMQDGDVVNFRFNV, encoded by the coding sequence ATGAAATTAGGTATGGTAGGTTTACCAAACGTAGGTAAAAGCACGTTGTTTAACGCAATAACAAAAGCTGGAGCTGAATCAGCTAATTATCCATTTTGCACAATTGAGCCAAATGTTGGTGTTGTAAGTGTTCCAGATAAGAGATTAGATGTTCTAGAAGAAATGTATAGTACAAAGAAGAAAGTATATACGGCAATAGAATTTTACGATATAGCAGGATTAGTTAAAGGAGCTTCTAAAGGTGAAGGATTAGGAAACAAATTCTTATCACATATAAGAGAAGTTGCAGCAATAGTTCATGTTGTAAGATGTTTTGATGATGGAAATGTAGTTCATGTTGAAGGTTCTGTTGATCCTATAAGAGATATAGAAACTATAAATTTAGAGTTGATTTTTTCTGATTTAGAAGTATTAGAAAGAAGGATGGAAAAGTCAATAAAACTTGCAAGATCAGGTGATAAGACTGCTAAGTTCGAATATGGTGTTATGGAAAGAATAAAGGCACAGCTTGAAGCAAATAAACCAGCTAGAACTTTAGAAGTTACGGATGAAGAGGAAGCTTTTATAAAAGGTTTATTTCTAATTACTTCAAAGCCAGTCCTATATGCTTGCAATATTTCGGAAGATGATGTTATGGAAGGCAACTTTGATAATGATTATGTTAAGAAAGTTAAAGAATATGCAGCAGATGAAAATTCAGAGGTTATGGTTGTAAGTGCTAAAATTGAGGAAGAATTATCTGGCCTTGAAGATGAAGAAAAAGCTGAAATGTTAGGTGAGTATGGTCTAAAAGAATCAGGACTAGATAAGTTAATTGAAGCTAGTTATAAACTTCTTGGACTTATGAGCTTCTTAACAGCAGGAGTACAAGAAGTAAGAGCTTGGACAATTAAAAGAGGAACAAAAGCACCTCAAGCGGCAGGTAAGATTCACTCCGATATTGAGAGAGGATTTATTAGAGCGGAAATAGTTTCTTATGATGATTTAGTTGAGTGTGGTTCAGAAGCATCAGCTAAAGAAAAAGGAAAGTTTAGGCTTGAAGGAAAAGATTATATAATGCAAGATGGAGATGTCGTTAATTTTAGATTTAATGTTTAA
- the pdaA gene encoding delta-lactam-biosynthetic de-N-acetylase, which produces MNKSLKSTIALALTLNLTAFFPSKYVNATSDEAAQTEGYFEETGVFGDISDIDNIREIFSSFSDEDELNWYYVGKGKDKIAECPKESAGFLKETSSYYLGDTSKKVLYLTFDEGYENGNTGKILDILKEYKVPAAFFVVKPYIDKEPELVKRMVDEGHIVGNHTVHHPSIAQKIHDKEKFNSEFSGVESAYKDLVGQDMPKFFRPPMGKYSKKSLQMTKDLGYKTIFWSFAYKDWLVNDQPSESYAVEKICKGAHPGSIMLLHAVSNTNTKVLGTVLKTLQDEGYEFKSLNELPQ; this is translated from the coding sequence ATGAATAAATCCTTAAAGTCCACTATTGCTCTTGCACTCACTCTAAACCTCACTGCATTTTTTCCATCGAAATATGTAAATGCAACAAGTGATGAAGCTGCTCAGACAGAAGGATACTTTGAAGAAACTGGAGTCTTTGGTGACATTTCTGATATTGATAACATAAGAGAGATTTTTTCTTCTTTTAGTGATGAAGACGAGCTTAATTGGTACTATGTAGGTAAAGGAAAAGATAAAATTGCTGAATGTCCCAAAGAATCAGCTGGCTTTTTAAAAGAAACTTCTTCTTACTATTTAGGTGACACTTCAAAAAAAGTTTTATACTTGACTTTTGATGAAGGCTATGAAAATGGAAATACAGGTAAAATTCTTGATATATTAAAAGAATATAAAGTACCTGCCGCTTTTTTTGTTGTTAAACCTTACATAGATAAGGAACCAGAACTGGTTAAAAGAATGGTTGATGAAGGTCATATAGTTGGAAATCATACTGTTCATCATCCATCTATTGCTCAAAAAATACATGACAAAGAAAAGTTTAACTCTGAATTTAGCGGGGTAGAGTCAGCATATAAAGATCTTGTCGGGCAGGATATGCCTAAATTCTTTAGGCCTCCAATGGGCAAATATTCGAAAAAATCTCTGCAGATGACAAAAGATTTAGGCTATAAAACTATCTTTTGGAGTTTTGCTTATAAAGATTGGTTAGTTAATGATCAACCATCTGAAAGTTATGCTGTAGAGAAAATTTGCAAAGGCGCCCATCCCGGATCTATAATGCTTCTTCATGCAGTTTCAAATACAAACACTAAAGTACTTGGAACAGTTCTCAAAACCCTTCAAGATGAAGGTTATGAATTTAAATCACTAAATGAATTACCACAATAA
- a CDS encoding type I phosphomannose isomerase catalytic subunit, which translates to MYPIKFENLYYERIWGGKHLEKFRNNVPEGKIGESWDIACHKNGTGKVENGELKGKTFDEIIEIYGEKLVGKAVDNKEFPLLIKLITAADKLSVQVHPNDEYASRVEKDSGKTEAWYVVDAEEGASLIVGTKNCNKELFKKAIQDGNLDEYLNKIPVKKGDFFYVQSGLVHAICEGVLIAEIQQNSDTTYRVYDYNRGREIHVEKALDVIDFSLKGENSRGLTIQENGYDKTYLCLGEYFTIQKYKITSSLKEKSDEERFYLFTCVDGNGVIRYSGGEEKILMGDSIFIPATLGEYELVGDFTLLKSYVPNLKDEEKAILNIVEK; encoded by the coding sequence ATGTATCCAATTAAATTTGAAAATTTATATTATGAAAGAATTTGGGGAGGAAAACATCTGGAGAAATTCAGAAATAATGTTCCAGAGGGTAAGATTGGTGAGAGCTGGGATATTGCGTGCCACAAAAATGGTACTGGCAAAGTAGAGAATGGAGAATTAAAGGGAAAAACTTTTGATGAAATAATAGAAATATACGGAGAAAAACTTGTAGGTAAAGCTGTAGATAATAAGGAATTTCCTCTTTTGATCAAGTTAATAACTGCTGCAGATAAGCTTTCAGTTCAAGTTCATCCAAATGATGAGTATGCGAGTAGAGTTGAAAAAGATTCAGGAAAAACTGAAGCATGGTATGTAGTTGATGCTGAAGAAGGGGCTTCATTAATAGTTGGAACAAAGAATTGTAATAAAGAATTGTTTAAAAAAGCAATACAGGATGGGAACTTAGATGAATATTTAAATAAGATTCCTGTTAAAAAAGGCGATTTTTTCTATGTTCAAAGTGGCTTAGTTCATGCTATATGTGAAGGTGTATTAATTGCTGAAATTCAACAAAATAGCGATACTACCTATAGAGTCTATGATTATAATAGAGGAAGAGAAATACATGTTGAAAAAGCATTAGATGTTATAGATTTTTCACTTAAAGGAGAAAATTCGAGAGGGCTTACAATACAAGAAAATGGTTATGATAAAACATATCTTTGTTTAGGAGAATATTTTACAATACAAAAATATAAGATTACTTCATCTTTAAAAGAAAAGAGTGATGAGGAAAGATTTTATTTATTTACTTGTGTGGATGGCAATGGTGTAATAAGATATAGTGGTGGAGAAGAGAAGATTCTTATGGGAGACAGTATTTTTATTCCAGCAACACTTGGAGAGTATGAATTAGTTGGTGACTTTACTCTATTAAAAAGTTATGTACCAAATTTAAAAGATGAGGAGAAAGCCATACTTAATATAGTTGAAAAGTAG
- a CDS encoding O-antigen ligase family protein, giving the protein MKEIIKSIYKYVDNKFYFKLFYLFVSLTFVTILKELPGISLISRVSGKIAVIWGIILILFMIVEDYKRRKIYKFDIPLALFMIITLIFNIFVYRSTDNISKWIVNLIMFLIIFTVDVFRSKKTLIKEMNIITYFYVIFMLIASIISLIMRFTETNIEIDQIIFGNTKGIFENENALSIATALAIVMCIYLYHITATHRLKLFWLANIVLQAVTMVGSRGRSAYLIVIAVIYIFIFVYNKNKYFRAILLIIPILACGVFFQLDKNNIRNFTSGRSSLWTSGAIVIKEHPFTGVGNNNLVDAVTNARQTDDLPGLAVGGLHNIYVQTATINGVIALTLFLIFLISILVFIVQRLDKLQRKERLQMITLTSIVVGIISVNLFESDLLYIISFISMTFWIYLGYIISILDNKSIE; this is encoded by the coding sequence ATGAAGGAAATAATTAAAAGCATATATAAGTATGTAGATAATAAGTTTTATTTTAAATTGTTTTACTTATTTGTTAGTTTAACATTTGTAACTATTTTAAAGGAATTACCAGGAATATCGTTAATAAGCAGAGTATCAGGGAAGATAGCAGTAATTTGGGGAATAATTTTAATATTATTTATGATAGTGGAAGATTATAAAAGAAGAAAAATTTATAAGTTTGATATTCCATTAGCTTTGTTCATGATAATAACGTTAATCTTTAATATTTTTGTTTATAGAAGTACTGATAATATATCAAAATGGATAGTAAACTTAATTATGTTTTTAATTATATTTACAGTGGATGTATTTAGAAGCAAAAAAACACTTATTAAAGAAATGAATATAATTACATATTTTTATGTGATCTTTATGTTAATAGCTTCTATTATTTCTTTAATAATGAGATTTACAGAAACAAATATAGAAATTGATCAAATAATATTTGGAAATACAAAAGGTATATTTGAAAATGAAAATGCTCTTTCAATAGCAACGGCGTTAGCTATTGTAATGTGTATTTATCTTTATCATATAACAGCAACTCACAGGCTTAAATTATTTTGGCTAGCTAACATAGTATTACAGGCAGTAACTATGGTTGGGTCACGTGGAAGAAGTGCTTATTTAATAGTAATAGCGGTTATATATATTTTTATTTTTGTATATAATAAAAATAAATATTTTAGAGCTATATTATTAATAATACCTATATTAGCGTGTGGAGTATTCTTTCAGCTTGATAAAAATAATATTAGGAATTTTACTAGCGGAAGAAGCAGTCTTTGGACTTCAGGAGCTATAGTAATAAAGGAACATCCTTTTACTGGTGTTGGAAATAATAATCTTGTAGATGCTGTTACTAATGCAAGACAAACTGATGACTTACCAGGATTAGCAGTTGGAGGTTTACACAATATATATGTGCAGACAGCAACAATAAATGGGGTTATTGCATTAACTTTATTTCTAATTTTCTTAATTTCAATTTTAGTTTTTATTGTACAGCGATTAGATAAATTACAAAGAAAAGAAAGACTTCAAATGATAACTTTAACTTCAATTGTTGTTGGAATTATTTCGGTAAATTTATTTGAAAGTGATCTATTATATATAATAAGTTTCATTTCTATGACTTTTTGGATATATCTAGGATATATAATATCGATTTTAGATAACAAAAGCATTGAATAA
- a CDS encoding 6-phosphofructokinase, which yields MSKDIKKIALLTGGGDCPGLNAVISSVTKSAILNYGYEVIGYKFGYRGLYNNDFIELDLSAVSGLISRGGTILYSSNKDNLFDYLVEENGKMVKKDVSDVAVENLKKEGVDVLIVIGGDGTLTSARDFARKGVKVIGVPKTIDNDLGSTDITFGFNTAIGIATEALDRLHTTAESHHRIMILEVMGRNAGFIALESGIAGSADVILLPEIPYDINKIVEKIEDRKKHGKLFTIVVVAEGAKPKNGEVSVAKIVSDSPDPIRLGGIGNRLAEELEKLVKEREVRCTVLGHIQRGGITCTFDRILSTRYGVAAIELINQEKFGSMVCLKGNEITYDSLENVIGNNKKVDPSGELVSVAKKIGISFAD from the coding sequence ATGTCCAAAGATATTAAAAAAATAGCTTTATTAACTGGAGGAGGCGACTGCCCAGGATTAAATGCAGTAATAAGTTCTGTAACGAAATCAGCAATATTGAACTATGGATATGAAGTTATTGGATATAAATTCGGATACAGAGGATTATATAACAATGATTTTATTGAATTAGACCTATCTGCTGTATCAGGTCTAATATCAAGAGGTGGAACAATACTATATAGTTCAAATAAAGATAATTTATTTGATTATCTTGTAGAGGAAAATGGTAAAATGGTGAAAAAGGACGTATCAGATGTGGCTGTTGAGAATTTAAAAAAGGAAGGTGTAGACGTTTTAATAGTTATTGGAGGAGATGGAACATTAACATCTGCTAGAGACTTTGCACGAAAAGGAGTAAAGGTTATCGGAGTTCCAAAAACTATTGATAATGATTTAGGTTCTACGGACATAACATTTGGATTTAATACAGCAATAGGAATTGCAACAGAAGCATTAGATAGACTTCATACAACAGCGGAGTCACATCATAGAATTATGATTTTAGAAGTTATGGGAAGAAATGCAGGTTTTATAGCATTAGAATCTGGAATAGCAGGTTCAGCCGATGTTATTTTATTACCAGAAATTCCATATGATATAAATAAGATTGTAGAAAAGATTGAAGATAGGAAGAAACATGGAAAGTTATTCACAATAGTTGTAGTAGCAGAGGGTGCAAAACCTAAAAATGGAGAAGTTAGTGTAGCTAAAATAGTTTCAGATAGCCCAGATCCAATTAGACTTGGTGGAATTGGCAATAGATTAGCAGAGGAATTAGAGAAGTTAGTTAAAGAAAGAGAAGTTAGATGTACAGTTCTCGGACATATACAAAGAGGCGGTATTACATGTACTTTTGATAGAATATTATCAACACGATATGGAGTTGCTGCTATTGAATTAATTAATCAAGAAAAGTTTGGAAGCATGGTGTGCTTAAAAGGTAATGAAATTACCTATGACAGCCTAGAAAATGTAATTGGGAATAACAAAAAAGTAGATCCAAGCGGAGAATTAGTAAGCGTAGCAAAGAAAATAGGAATATCATTTGCCGATTAG